A genomic window from Vagococcus entomophilus includes:
- a CDS encoding DnaD domain protein, whose amino-acid sequence MLGLEEYFNAQETSVSNLFFQYYKKLNLNEVELVVFLQLLSFQQKGNNFPDLKIIAEYMNLEIETIFQVIQALISKKMLALETTKDQEGKTKDQYNLTPIFERIAACMAQTNRKMEFQKEKTNTQNLYQLFEREFSRPLSPIELETISLWLDEDQYQPEMIQLALREAVLNQAYSLKYIDRILLTWERRGITTKEQVVQEQKKRKRQILEKELSVEEAEELPQVPLYNWLNPEDN is encoded by the coding sequence ATGTTAGGGTTAGAGGAATATTTCAATGCGCAAGAGACCAGCGTATCCAACTTGTTTTTTCAATATTATAAAAAGTTAAATTTGAATGAAGTAGAGCTTGTGGTTTTTTTGCAACTTTTGTCCTTTCAGCAAAAAGGCAATAATTTCCCAGATTTAAAAATTATTGCTGAGTATATGAATTTAGAGATTGAGACGATTTTTCAAGTTATTCAAGCGCTGATATCAAAAAAAATGCTAGCACTTGAAACGACTAAAGATCAAGAAGGAAAGACCAAAGATCAGTATAATTTGACACCAATATTTGAAAGAATTGCCGCATGTATGGCGCAAACAAATAGAAAAATGGAATTCCAAAAAGAAAAGACAAACACACAAAACCTTTATCAGTTATTTGAAAGAGAGTTTTCTAGACCGCTCTCCCCTATTGAACTTGAAACGATTAGCCTATGGTTAGATGAAGATCAGTATCAGCCGGAAATGATTCAATTAGCACTTAGAGAAGCGGTTTTGAATCAGGCATATAGTTTGAAGTATATAGATCGAATTTTGCTGACATGGGAAAGAAGAGGCATTACAACGAAAGAACAAGTTGTTCAAGAGCAAAAAAAGAGAAAACGTCAAATCTTAGAAAAAGAATTGAGCGTGGAAGAAGCAGAAGAATTACCACAGGTTCCCTTATATAATTGGCTCAATCCAGAAGATAATTAA